The sequence CGGCTACAAATAGAGAAACTGATGTTTTGATGGATCTAAAAGTGTCTATGGATGTTACATTTTCCACAAATATCCGTAGCTTTTGTGAAATCTAGTTGCTGGAAAACTCTAATCTGTGGGTTATATGATGTTGGCCTGGAGCAATTATGCTTCTCTTGATATGAAAATCAAGGGGAGAAATTGACGATGGTTATTGTAAGTTTTGATCCAATGATTTTCACTTCTCCCAGGCTTACATAATGATGTTGCGTTAACACCAGTGAAGAAATTAGTTTGGAAtctaaacacacatatatatgcttACCAGACTTCACTGCAACATGGAAAATGGAATTACGGGAAATGAGATAGTTTTTCCTTCGTaacacacaaaaacacattaGATCAAATTGACTATGAAGTGAAAAAAACTTCAACTGATTCAAATAGCGAAACACAATCAGgtcaatttttcattattttaagaatGTGTGCATTATGATGATAAACCAGCATTATTTTCCATAAGTTCATATGAGTGTCATGGTTTCAGTTTGTTAATATTGCGTCATCAGTACAGATGAATAAAAGTGACTAGCTATTTCGGGTTTTGGATTATTTGTCACTATAAATGCTTGTGCTTTTTCCTATctaaatgggattttattttcatagctgataatcttttcttgattaaggGAGCTAGGCCATCATACTTATTAGTCATCGCCTTCTCGAATAACATACGGGTAGTTCAGCTTTTGCTTTAATGGAGAGCCAGTAATAGGAATTCTTTAGTTTCTCTAACTACAAATATCTATGGAAATAATGAAAGTGATCTGATCGTTTCCAGGGTAAAAGGAAGCTATTTGATcaatattgttgttattgatgttccGCCCACATGTGCTGCTTTTCCTTTCAGGCAATTACCATTCAAAAAACTGCAAGGTTCTTTCTGGATAATTGTTTTGTATATGGATAGGGTgtatgattcataaatcaaaaagttatagtaatattagtattagcatctaagaatcagttcaattTAGCTCTTCTGTTGAGCAGGAGTTCAGTAACAAGATTCAGGTGTTTGGTTCCTCAGGGATACCATTTTTCTTCAACACTAAAGGTTCATACGTACTATAGCGATCTTCTATATATTCAGTTACCGGTAAGTTACTCTTTACTGAAGTAGCTTACATATCATACAATCACCTCAATTTCGTATCCCTATGTCTAACAAAGCAAAACAAGATGAAACagagaataaaaattgaaaaggCAAACAGAAAGCAAAGAAGGCAGTAAAACAAAATGGAGTAGTTTATTGGAGAATTACACACAGAACATAAGGAAAAAGTAGTAGCCTAGCTGTATTGCAGGTGTTTGTGTAACTGTATATTGCACTAAGGAGAGGAGTTATTCTTTTGCGGAGATGAAGTGGCagctggaggaacaccaggtaTGAGCGGTGGGAAGCCTGGAATGAGAGGTGGGAATAGAGAAGGGGGAGGTGGTGGTGGGGATGGAGTTAAACCAGGTATGAGTGGTGGGATAAGTGGAGGAAATAGTGAAGGTGGAGGGCGCGGAGGTGAAGGGATTATTGGAGGAATTATTGAAGGTGGAGGAGAAGGGAATAAGGGAGGAAATATGGAAGGAGGAGGAGAGGGGATGACTGGAGGAATAATTGAAGGTGGAGGTTGAAATGGGTTTGGAGGAAGGATTGAAGGTGGTGGTAGAAGTGGATTTGGAGGCAAGGGAAGTCCTCCTATTGGATTGAAAAATTTTGGTCGAGCTGCAGCTTCTGATTGAGAGTAACGTTCACTAGAGGCTTTAGGAACAGGTGATATTATTGGAAGTCCTGGCAAAGGAGGGAGCAGTGGCAAAGGGGGTAGCCTAGGAAGAGGTGGAAGTAAAGTACCTGGAGCTGGTGGATCTTGAATTGGTGGGTAAAATGTAGGGTCATTGGGATTGGAAATTGCTGACTTTTGAGAATCTGTTaatttctttttggaattttggaTGCTTGGCTTTTGGCTACATAGATCTGGCTGGTTGAGAGGTTTGAAAGTGAAGAAACCAGCAGAGAAGATGTGAGTCCCTTGTTTTCTTGACTTGAGATGAAGAGAAGATGAAGATGCTGTCGACGCCACAGCACAATACGTTTCGCTGCTCTTAATCAGCTTCACAGAACATcccttgattttcttgacatgtTTGCTTACAGAAATAGGAAGGTCTACACTGAATTTTCCATGCTCATTGGTTTTCACCTCCTTGTAAAAATGTGATCTTCTGACAGAGTCTTCGCACTCTACAGCAACGGTAGCACCTGAAAGCAGAGATTCACATACACATTAATCAACTGAAAGCTCAATAGAAACCCAATAAAGAAAGATTTCGACAAGAATAATGAACCTGAAATGAAGTGACTAGCCCCTGAGAATTGCTGCTGGAAGCAGGTATCACAGAAAACAGTTCCCTCAACAACTGCAGTTAGGTGATGCCTATGCCTAGTACTACTCCTTGCCTGTGAAGTGGAAAGGTTGTGGAATGTGAAACCAAGAAAGAGGACTACAATCCAAACCCAAGATGTTCTGATGTTCATCATGTTTTGTACTCCTGTAAAAGTTCAGTTCTCAAGATCAGACACAACCATTTGAATTCTCAGTTTGTAGAATAGAAAATTTTGGTCATTTGCTTGGTTTTCTATGGTTAGAAAGGCTAAATTCTATTCTAGGATTCTTCTAGTTTTGTGGAAGGCTGAGGCATGATTTTCAGAACTCTGTGACATTAATTTATAATGGGAGTGGCCAAGCCCTCTTTATGTCATTCATGCAGAAAGTGAACTGCTAACTAGCAACAGTAACTTCACTCATCTTCTTATTACCACCAGACAGGGACAAGAAAACGAGAAAGTTTTTGGGACAGATAAGCAAAAACAGTATTAAATAAAAAGGTATAATGCTAACTTGTTTGTCTGTATCTTTTTCTGTTTTCAACATAGAGGGCTTGTTTTTTAGTTGGTAAGGGAATGAAAATTACCATGGAACAGTTGGGGTCCCAGTTGGTTCACGGGAACTCTGTAGCAGCCACAAAATTTTTTGACACCTTGTgaacttgtgaaaaaaaagagttgcccatttttttcttttcacaataCCAGTTATAGAATAGGAACAAGAGGGAGGGCCATGCATGTGTTATGATAATGTATCAAGTTTTTACGTATCCTCACTCACTTTTAGGTTGGTCATGACCACAAGATTGATGCCTATTTTGATTTTTTACAGTTAGAAAATTATCTCTGCCTTTTAACTGTCAATGGAATTTCATTCTTCAGTCATGAAACTTTTATTATGTGCTATCTTCATAGCGGATTAACAATTATTCCTCACATGCCTACATGACTTTAAAAAGTGTTTTACTACTACTAAACAATCCTCACTCGTTTCTTAACCTGTTTATAATCCTTCTTAAATCCACAAAGCTACTACATAGCATGGTTGGCAAAAGAGTTTGCCTAATAACCTACGTGAGCAGTGTCACAAATATGTTTTAGTACTAATTTACAACTATAACATACGCATGTAATTCCCACGAGAGGATCTAGAGAAAATGATGTATACACAATTTTACTCCTATCTTATGAAGATATAAAAATTGTTTTCGATAAATTTTTGGCTCTAACTAATTTGTGGTGCAATAGTTTGATGATAGTGACATGATTATTCTATTTATCAAGTACTTGTAGCTGAAACTGATGCTTTTGTCCCACGTGATCTTTCTCACACTTCACGGGTTGTTTTAGAAGAAAATTGAGGTGGTCAATCATTTTGTCAGAAGGGCTTGAGGTATAATATTTTATAAGCAAATAATAGTTATTTGTTGTACTATTTTATTTTCACATGTAAGTTTGCAACTTTACATGTTAATCTATGAATTCAAGAGTAATGGAGGTTTGACAAACCTGTTATACAGTAAGTTTATTACACCTTTTTGTTGATAAGATTACTTTATTGGAGATAACTACTGATGAGAAACTTGTAGACATTTTGCTCCTCCAAGCCTTCCGCAGGTGTTTATTGgcataaaatattattttctaggCAGCTAAATAGTTTTTATCTCtttcatttcttctctttcttttatttttcttctttatttgttttgattctaattttcttttctttcttctttatctgTTTTGattctaattttcttttctttcttccatAGAATACTCCTCCCTTGTTTTCTTTGGTAATTCCTCTTCTACTTTTTGGTGTTAAgttaaagtttaaattaattaaaattaaaaaataacatatatataaatctagaattttttgtctttttcacaCAAGAAAATGACAATTTGAACAATAAAGTAAGTTTTGTTTtgatttaacataattttttttaaaaaaaaatgatgtgttttgaagaataaaaatcatatttttttcaactttatgtTAAATAGCATTTTGAGATGAGAAAATAAAGGTGGATATTTTATTCATCaacttcaataattttatattattttattcgttcatttttatttgttgtgtTTTGCTTTATAAAAGACATTTTGACTACACTTAAAAGCTAAATTGaagtagattaatttaatattttaaattttaaatttagatgcttagaaattatacaaaaaatataataagttgtaattcttcttatattaatataatttaaaaaatatatcttaaaatattgattaaaattaATGCAGTTTGACTCTTGAGAAGAGTAAATGACAAGTCAACTTATTCTGATACTAAAACTTAGGTTTGTTAAGTTAATATCATCCTGATTTAAGAGGCTGTTAGGAGAAGAGGCAAAAGAGATCAGTACTCCCATTGCCATTGCCACAAAGCTTGATTTGGATGAAACAGGTTCTGATGTGGAGCAAAAGATGTATAGAGGAATGATAGGGTCATTATTGTACCTCACAACAAGCAGGCCTGACATTGTGTTCAGTGTAGGGCTATGTGCTAGGTTTCAAGCAAAGCCTAAATAATCACATCTCAAATCAGTGAAAAGAATCTTATGATACTTGAAAGGAACCAGTGATTTTGGCTTATGGTAtcccaaaggtagtaactttGATTTGGTAGGATACTCTGATGCTGATTATGTAGGATATTTGGTGAACACAAAAAGCACTACAGGCATGGCACACTTCtttggatcatgtttgattaccaggtccactaagaagcaaaattcagtagccttgtctactgctgaagctgaatatgttgctGTAGGTAGgagtgttcatgggtcggtttggatcggttagtggttaaaaccataaccaaaatcaatttagtcggtttttgaatttctaaaactAAATCAAACCACAAAAGAAAATAACCGTCGGTTTAGTTCTtgtcggtttggttcggttttttgattttttcggtTATTGACTAGCCAACTCTaaccatctctagaataaactccttttttaacccatagaaaagagtatcacattgaacaatgtctcatgaaatatttgtacagtgatggacaaatgacactataaactcttaaaaattagaataaacacattaaacaaaaccaATATTGAGATGAAAAGCACCAGCTTGTACTGTAGGCACTAAGATTATTCAACaacatacaaatacatacatGTACATTGTAAAACAAAGCTTTGTATTCTGTTGCAGTGTACTGCAAAAAGAGATAGAGTTGGGCAAACTTGAGTTATCTGTTTACTTTATAGACTAGCTAGGTGAGCTAATCATATAGAAAAACGATTGAATAAACATGTACTACAAGAAGAGACAGAGTTGGGCAAACTTGAGTTATCTGTTTACTTTATAGACTAGCTAGGTGAGCTAATCATATAGGAAAACGATTGAATAAAtaaggagacataaaactacTATTTGAACCAGGGACCATAGTAACTCATATTGTGAAAGTTGAAGTACAAAAAGTGAGGTAGGGACCGTAGggttaacttattagtaatagtagGTAGAGTTGGGCTTGGGTTTCGGGCTTTGGGCAATTGGGCTAAAGTATTGGTTGGGCTAGAATGGATTAAGATTTAGttttaagattaaatttaataaaatatttatattttatcaataaattatttataaataattataacataaatatatataatttatctattcggtttggttattttcacgattttttaaagtaaaaccataaccaaaccaaatagcatcaggttttttaaatttaaaatcaaacctaactaaaccaaatcaaacgtcgggtttttaatcggtttggttcAGTTTacggttcgatttgatttttaaccaaacccatgaacacccctagctGCAGGttcttgttgtgctcaattgtTATGAATCAAGCAACAACTTATGGACTTTGGAATAGATGTTGGTTGTGTTTtcattttttgtgataatacaagtgcAATTAACATAGCAAAAAATCCTGTTCAATATaaaagaactaagcatattgatattagacatcactttcttagagataatgttaaaaaaaggtcatatatcaattatgttttgttctacCGTGGAACAAATTGCTTACATGTTTACTAAGGCTTTAAGTAGAGAATAGtttgaaaagaataggttagccttggggatgattaaaattgcataagtCTCCCTCAATGCTTGATTAGAATAAGTTGATCttaaagtgattgttgattaattcagtctcaCATATTAAGTTGTGTATCCTAATTTCAAGATTTTAGAGTATACTGACTCATGTATGTGTTAATTTTGCAGAGAGACTAGATCACAGAAGCagttttgtatattttttcattCAGGTATGACTATTTTTACCTATAGTGGCATAAAGAAAAACAAGTTGTCTACCTGGTTCCTTCTTGTTACACTTAAACTGCCAAAACTCCAAGAGTCATTCTTACTTCAAAAATCTGCTTACTGCTTTCCCATCAGTGCAGAACTTCTCATAATTACGTTTTTGCCATGATACAGTCCCTCATCCATtcaacttcttcttctttattccttaaaTACGTTTTCTCCTCTTGATTCTTATTCATTCTTCTTCAACTCTTCACAACcaagaaaaaattcttgtttcaTAAATGGCATTCTCCTCGTATTCTTCATCCTCCTTATCCACTGACTCCATCACAAATCCCTTCACTATTATTGTACTTCACCCATATATCACCTTACTCTCTGTAATACCTCCTCAAATCTCTCCAAATTTAACCGATTTTACTGCATTTAGAAATTTCCCAAACCTTTTCGCCCAAATTTCCAAATTTAGAAAGGTCCAGATCTAAGCTACCAAGAAAACCCTCTTCCATCCCCATCAATATTGAGGACACTGCTCTTGCAGAACCCTCTCCAAGTGTTTCCACTCTTTGTACCCCTCACACTCGAGGAAGAAAGCAACGATAAGATGC comes from Capsicum annuum cultivar UCD-10X-F1 chromosome 2, UCD10Xv1.1, whole genome shotgun sequence and encodes:
- the LOC107860400 gene encoding proline-rich receptor-like protein kinase PERK9 is translated as MMNIRTSWVWIVVLFLGFTFHNLSTSQARSSTRHRHHLTAVVEGTVFCDTCFQQQFSGASHFISGATVAVECEDSVRRSHFYKEVKTNEHGKFSVDLPISVSKHVKKIKGCSVKLIKSSETYCAVASTASSSSLHLKSRKQGTHIFSAGFFTFKPLNQPDLCSQKPSIQNSKKKLTDSQKSAISNPNDPTFYPPIQDPPAPGTLLPPLPRLPPLPLLPPLPGLPIISPVPKASSERYSQSEAAARPKFFNPIGGLPLPPNPLLPPPSILPPNPFQPPPSIIPPVIPSPPPSIFPPLFPSPPPSIIPPIIPSPPRPPPSLFPPLIPPLIPGLTPSPPPPPPSLFPPLIPGFPPLIPGVPPAATSSPQKNNSSP